A stretch of Arachis hypogaea cultivar Tifrunner chromosome 15, arahy.Tifrunner.gnm2.J5K5, whole genome shotgun sequence DNA encodes these proteins:
- the LOC112747603 gene encoding WAT1-related protein At4g19185-like, which produces MATGSGSIIWKTQLAMLMAPLIYGGYNVVTKVALNDGVNQLVFCVFRDLIALSVLAPVAYFHEKHMRPPITKKLLMSFFLLGSLGIFANQLLFLIGLKYTNATYAAATQPAIPVFTFLFSAIMGVEKVNLLRYEGWAKVGGTIICVFGALLMVFYRGPVVIGNEEIVMKSASQTEPSGWLIDGLQHIGFDQFSLGVMCLIGNCMCMGAYLAIQAPLLRKYPTNISLTAYSYFFGTVLMVIVSMFMTNGITDWALTGSEILAVIYSGVLASALGYALITWSSKILGPTMVSLYISLQPACATILSLIFLGSAVYLGSILGGTFIIAGLYIVTWGSYRERQTEANDGVIPYEFCVSEPLIQK; this is translated from the exons ATGGCAACTGGTTCAGGATCAATTATATGGAAGACACAGTTGGCCATGTTAATGGCACCCCTAATCTATGGAGGTTACAATGTTGTCACCAAAGTGGCACTCAATGATGGTGTCAACCAGCTTGTCTTCTGTGTCTTCAGGGATCTCATTGCCCTTTCTGTTCTTGCTCCTGTTGCTTATTTCCATGAAAA GCATATGCGACCACCCATTACTAAGAAGCTATTAATGTCATTCTTCTTGCTTGGATCACTTGG GATATTTGCCAACCAGCTTCTGTTTCTTATTGGTTTAAAGTATACCAATGCAACATATGCTGCTGCCACACAGCCAGCCATTCCTgtctttacatttctgttttctgcaataatGGG GGTAGAAAAAGTGAACTTGCTAAGATATGAAGGGTGGGCAAAGGTTGGAGGGACTATTATCTGTGTCTTTGGTGCCTTGTTGATGGTGTTCTATCGCGGTCCAGTTGTGATAGGAAATGAAGAAATAGTAATGAAAAGTGCATCTCAAACTGAGCCATCTGGATGGTTAATTGATGGTTTGCAACATATAGGATTTGATCAATTCAGTCTTGGTGTTATGTGCTTAATAGGTAACTGCATGTGCATGGGTGCTTATCTAGCCATTCAG GCACCGCTATTGAGAAAGTACCCCACAAATATATCTCTCACAGCATATTCCTACTTCTTTGGAACTGTATTAATGGTGATAGTATCAATGTTTATGACTAATGGGATTACTGACTGGGCTCTAACGGGGTCCGAAATTCTTGCTGTTATTTATTCT GGAGTTCTTGCATCTGCCCTTGGTTATGCACTTATTACATGGAGCAGTAAGATCTTGGGACCAACCATGGTTTCCCTATATATCTCCCTTCAACCTGCATGTGCTACTATCCTTTCCCTAATTTTTCTTGGAAGTGCTGTCTACCTGGGAAG TATCTTGGGAGGAACATTTATCATCGCTGGCCTATACATTGTTACTTGGGGATCATACAGAGAAAGACAGACAGAAGCGAATGATGGAGTTATTCCCTATGAATTTTGTGTTTCAGAGCCACTGATTCAGAAATAG
- the LOC112747602 gene encoding WAT1-related protein At3g45870-like, with translation MENGASGSVRGGETWKAQLTMSMVPLIYGAYPVITKVALNDGVNQLVFCVYRVLIGFFVLSPFAYFLERQARPPVTKHLLMSFFLLGLLGIFGNQLLFLIGLNLTNPTYAAATQPAIPVLTFMFSAIMGTEKVNLLRYEGVAKVGGTIICVSGAISMVLYPGPVVIGNPETGMEHVSQNPSGLKDVGFDQFQLGVICIIGNCMCMAGYLSIQAKLLKKYPTNLSLTAYSYFFGTVLMVIVSIFMTDGITDWTLTQSEILAVLYAGIIASALGYGLITWSNKILGPTMVSLYNSLQPAFATLLSLIFLGSPVYLGSILGGTFIIVGLYIVTWGSYKEKQADAAENLPCESCVSEPLIHEKTVC, from the exons ATGGAAAATGGTGCTTCAGGATCTGTGAGGGGTGGTGAGACATGGAAGGCACAGTTGACCATGTCAATGGTGCCCCTAATCTATGGAGCATACCCTGTCATCACAAAAGTTGCACTCAATGATGGAGTCAACCAACTAGTCTTCTGTGTCTACAGAGTTCTCATTGGCTTTTTCGTCCTTTCTCCTTTTGCTTATTTCCTAGAGAG GCAGGCGCGACCGCCCGTTACTAAGCACCTACTCATGTCATTCTTCTTGCTTGGATTACTTGG GATATTTGGCAAccagcttttgtttcttattggtCTAAACTTGACCAATCCAACATATGCAGCTGCCACTCAGCCAGCCATTCCAGTCTTAACATTTATGTTTTCTGCAATCATGGG CACAGAGAAAGTGAACTTGCTAAGATATGAAGGTGTGGCAAAGGTTGGAGGAACTATTATCTGTGTCTCTGGAGCCATATCAATGGTGTTGTATCCCGGTCCAGTTGTTATAGGAAATCCTGAAACAGGAATGGAGCATGTATCACAGAATCCATCTGGGTTGAAGGATGTAGGATTCGACCAATTCCAACTTGGGGTTATCTGCATAATAGGGAATTGCATGTGCATGGCAGGTTATCTATCAATTCAG GCAAAATTGTTGAAAAAGTACCCCACAAACCTGTCCCTCACAGCATATTCCTACTTCTTTGGAACTGTATTAATGGTGATAGTATCGATTTTCATGACAGACGGGATAACTGACTGGACTTTGACACAGTCAGAAATACTTGCTGTTCTTTATGCT GGAATTATTGCATCTGCTCTTGGTTATGGACTCATAACATGGTCCAACAAGATTTTGGGGCCAACTATGGTTTCCTTATATAACTCCCTTCAACCTGCATTCGCTACCCTGCTGTCCCTAATTTTCCTTGGAAGTCCTGTTTACTTGGGAAG CATCCTGGGAGGAACTTTTATCATTGTTGGCCTATATATTGTTACTTGGGGATCTTACAAAGAAAAGCAGGCAGATGCTGCTGAAAATCTTCCTTGTGAATCTTGTGTTTCTGAGCCACTTATTCATGAAAAGACTGTGTGTTAA